Part of the Deltaproteobacteria bacterium genome, GGCCGCTCTGCCGGGTGATGAGGCGCTTGGTCTTCGGGGCCACCCCGTAGAGGCCGAACTTCGGGAAATAGCCGCTCGCCCACTCGAAGTTGTCCATCAGCGCCCAATGGAAGTAGCCCCGCACGTCGGCCACCGCGTCGGCGATCGCCTGATCGAGCACCTCGAGGTGATGGACGAGATAGGCCGGGCGCTGGTTGTCGTCGGCGTCGGCGATGCCGTTCTCCGTGATGTAGATGGGACGGCCGTAGGTGGCGGCCTCGGCCAACATCTCGCGCAGCCCGATCGGGTAGATCTCCCAGCCGAAGTCGGAGCACGTGGACGGGCAGGGCGGGGCGGTCGGGTTCTGCGGCGTCTGGTAGCTCGTCGTCGGGATGAAATCGAGGATGGGGATCACCGGCGTGAGCGGCACGCCGGTGCCCTGCACGACCGCGCGGAAGTAATAGTTGACGCCCACGAAATCCGCCTTGCCGACCAGCTCGGGGTGGTGCTCGCCGGCATCGATCGTGCCGTTGGCGTTCGCGTCGACGTCCCCGTTGATGGCGCCGTTCAGGAACAGCAGGTTGAAGAGGTAGTCCGCGTGCTGCGTGCCCTGGACGTCGAGCGGGTTCATCGGGTCCTTCGGGTGGAAGGCCACCATGTTCTGCACGAGGCCGACGGTCGCGGCGGTGCCGTCGCCGTCGGCGTCCACCGTGTCCCACTGCTTGAGGGCATCGTAGGCCGCGGCGTTGGCGTCGATCTCGTTCTCGATCACGCGGATGACGGCGGTGAACGAGAAGGCGCCGGGCGGGAAGTTGGCGGCGAAGAGCCCGGGAATGTTCACGTAGCCGCTCACCGCGACCACCTCCGGCTCGTTCAGCGGCGCCCAGAGGTCCACCTGGTCGCCGAACCTCCAGCCGAGGTAGGCGGCGAACTTCGCGAACTCGGTCGTCGTGGCGGCGTCGATCCAGCCGGGCGGGCCGAAGCCGCTCGGGGGCGGGCCGTTCGGATCGGTGCCCATGAAGGCGTCGCGTGCCTTGATCGGGTCGTGGATCCAGAGCGGGAGGCTGAAGTGGTTCACCGTGACGAACGGCTTCATGTGCGCCCGGCGGAGAGCGTCGAGGACCGCACGGTAGTGCGAGACCTCGGCCTGGTTGGCGAGTGCATCGAGCTGCTGGAGGACGTGCAGGTCGATGCCGCCGGATGTATCGACGCCGGCGGTCGACGTCGGGAAGATGCGGCTCCACTCGATCGAGAGCCGCAGCGTGTTCGAGCGGAGGCCGGAGCGCGCCTTGCGCGACTGAGCCCGGAACTTGTCGTAGAACGCGGGGCCGGCCTCGGGCAGGTCGCCGCTCACGCGGTGCTGCGAGATGTTGTCCGGGTCGTGCGCCCACACCCACCAGTCGCTGCTCGGATCGTTGTGGCCCGGCTTGCCGCCCATCTCGGTCTGGAAGCCCGAGATCGCCGTTCCCCACAGGAAACCCGGCGGGAAGGCCGCGCGAGCGGCGCAGGCGAGGGTCGCGACGAGCGCGAGCACGAGGAGCAATCTTCGCATGGGGGTTTCCCCTAACACACCGCCCGGCGCGCGCACACAGAAAAAACGTCAGACCTGCCCACCCGAATTCGAGCTTCGGAATTCCGCGTACTTGACGGTCACGGGCGGCTCGACGCGCCCGTCAGTGGAGCATCCACCAGAGCGCCACGATGAGGACGACGCCGGCAGCCCGCGCGGCGCTCAGGTAGAAGCGCCCTGCCCGCCGGTTACGTGCCCGCCGCCGCTCCTCCGCGAGCGTGCGGTAGCGCGTCGGCCACACGGGCAGAAGGTTCTCCGCGATGAAGTTGCTGCTCCGCACGGCGGGGAGCCCCATGTCACGCATCAGCTCGTCGAGGTGGGGGACGACCCAGGGGCCGACGAAGAACCCCCGGCTCCTCGCCGGCATGACCTCGGCCGTCCAGCGTCGAACCCGCTCGATCTCCCGGTTCATGTCCTCGACGCTGGGCACG contains:
- a CDS encoding glycoside hydrolase family 1 protein translates to MRRLLLVLALVATLACAARAAFPPGFLWGTAISGFQTEMGGKPGHNDPSSDWWVWAHDPDNISQHRVSGDLPEAGPAFYDKFRAQSRKARSGLRSNTLRLSIEWSRIFPTSTAGVDTSGGIDLHVLQQLDALANQAEVSHYRAVLDALRRAHMKPFVTVNHFSLPLWIHDPIKARDAFMGTDPNGPPPSGFGPPGWIDAATTTEFAKFAAYLGWRFGDQVDLWAPLNEPEVVAVSGYVNIPGLFAANFPPGAFSFTAVIRVIENEIDANAAAYDALKQWDTVDADGDGTAATVGLVQNMVAFHPKDPMNPLDVQGTQHADYLFNLLFLNGAINGDVDANANGTIDAGEHHPELVGKADFVGVNYYFRAVVQGTGVPLTPVIPILDFIPTTSYQTPQNPTAPPCPSTCSDFGWEIYPIGLREMLAEAATYGRPIYITENGIADADDNQRPAYLVHHLEVLDQAIADAVADVRGYFHWALMDNFEWASGYFPKFGLYGVAPKTKRLITRQSGRDYKRIAKANAIPADLVTLFGPP